From one Dermacentor silvarum isolate Dsil-2018 chromosome 3, BIME_Dsil_1.4, whole genome shotgun sequence genomic stretch:
- the LOC119445512 gene encoding uncharacterized protein LOC119445512, with translation MYSVILLALVDHKYRFRYTNVGSPGRCHDAHVFHNSILARAIQEPTFQSPTICVGTSLVPPLVLCDQAFPLTPNLMKPFPGLNHTPEEGNFNYELSKTRRIVENAFGRLKARFRFVMKRMECDISNVPIVIKACCVLTNICEHFNDSVSQQWLNEVELQNTIYQQPLHTAGTQVGCERDVRDALVHYFQLHGDH, from the coding sequence ATGTACAGTGTGATCCTGCTGGCTCTGGTGGACCACAAGTACCGGTTCCGCTACACTAACGTTGGCTCCCCAGGCAGGTGCCACGACGCACACGTGTTTCACAACTCCATCTTGGCAAGAGCGATTCAGGAACCAACATTTCAGAGCCCAACCATTTGTGTTGGCACTTCTCTTGTGCCCCCATTGGTTTTGTGTGACCAAGCTTTCCCTCTTACACCGAACCTCATGAAACCGTTCCCCGGCTTGAACCACACCCCAGAAGAGGGCAACTTCAACTATGAACTCTCCAAAACACGAAGAATTGTGGAGAACGCTTTTGGAAGGCTCAAGGCACGCTTCAGATTTGTGATGAAGCGAATGGAGTGCGACATCAGTAATGTGCCTATTGTCATAAAAGCATGCTGTGTGTTAACTAACATATGCGAACATTTCAATGATTCCGTATCTCAGCAGTGGCTGAATGAAGTGGAGTTACAGAATACAATATATCAGCAACCACTTCACACAGCAGGCACTCAAGTTGGATGTGAAAGAGATGTCCGAGATGCACTTGTGCATTATTTTCAGCTGCATGGAGACCACTAG